The following proteins are co-located in the Alkalidesulfovibrio alkalitolerans DSM 16529 genome:
- a CDS encoding aminoglycoside phosphotransferase family protein: MTDPLCPWSLSLARERPDLAIPGSPERCIARRVVQDADGGLWVLECIDAGQAARREVLGRLLAGLATAGLTRACAYRPCAGGFVHRDEDGGAWQLAPYGAGEGLAAPDYTEEDGPGEELADFLVGLRSAAQLAGAQGGIPAGIDDFFLAPYVEKLLADMQRHAPDVHARAAALAARIRPFLDLEPSLPRVLCHGDLHPMNALWRQGRILLVIDWEFAGFKHALYDVANTLGCLGIENPRTFSRGAGAAMLRRLEATGLLSSDLAPLLRPAVAAGRFGWLAEWLRKDDAEMVAMELDYLDMLTR; this comes from the coding sequence ATGACCGACCCGCTTTGTCCCTGGAGTCTTTCGCTTGCCCGCGAGCGCCCCGACCTCGCCATCCCCGGCAGCCCGGAGCGCTGCATTGCACGGCGGGTGGTGCAGGACGCGGACGGCGGGCTGTGGGTGCTGGAGTGCATCGACGCCGGGCAGGCGGCGCGGCGCGAGGTGCTGGGGCGGCTGCTGGCCGGGCTCGCAACGGCCGGGTTGACGCGAGCCTGCGCGTACAGGCCATGCGCGGGCGGCTTCGTCCACCGCGACGAAGACGGCGGGGCATGGCAGCTTGCGCCTTATGGGGCTGGCGAAGGGCTCGCCGCGCCGGACTACACGGAGGAGGATGGGCCGGGCGAGGAACTGGCGGATTTTCTTGTCGGGCTTCGCAGCGCCGCTCAACTGGCCGGTGCGCAGGGCGGCATCCCGGCCGGGATCGACGATTTTTTCCTTGCGCCCTATGTCGAGAAGCTTTTGGCCGACATGCAGCGGCACGCGCCGGACGTTCATGCCCGCGCCGCCGCGCTCGCCGCCCGCATCCGGCCGTTCCTGGATCTGGAGCCGAGCCTGCCGCGCGTCCTGTGCCATGGCGACCTGCATCCCATGAACGCCCTCTGGCGGCAGGGGCGCATCCTCTTGGTCATCGACTGGGAATTCGCGGGCTTCAAGCATGCCCTCTACGACGTGGCCAACACCCTTGGTTGCCTGGGCATCGAGAATCCTCGGACGTTCTCCCGCGGCGCGGGCGCGGCCATGCTCCGTCGTCTTGAAGCGACAGGCCTTCTTTCGTCCGATCTCGCACCGCTCCTGCGCCCGGCCGTGGCTGCGGGCCGCTTCGGCTGGCTGGCCGAGTGGCTCAGGAAGGACGACGCCGAGATGGTGGCGATGGAGCTGGATTATCTGGATATGCTGACGCGCTGA
- a CDS encoding DUF3426 domain-containing protein: MIVECPNCRAKYNLPEDKIPAGGTKVRCTQCSHVFPVSPGADDDDLGDLLGIDDDDLGAPSSRGKGSRDDEFEFKTDDDETDFSLDIGKPEKKPRKGPGAAAKKRILLMAMALLVLVGGGAGLYYSGLLEPLFQVGEPGDQAAQESPVKFIVLENVRQYYVNNEKAGQLFVIEGKAVNQFERPRDFIKIEATLFDAKGQPLVTRQALCGNILSYFQLQVLSRTEIEAALDNEMGVLNNNTNLETGAGTPFMLVFFEPPEDVVEFGVKVIDAQRAGASR; encoded by the coding sequence ATGATCGTCGAATGTCCGAACTGCCGCGCCAAGTACAACCTCCCCGAAGACAAGATCCCGGCGGGCGGGACCAAGGTGCGCTGCACGCAGTGCAGCCATGTCTTTCCCGTGTCGCCGGGTGCGGATGACGACGACCTGGGCGACCTTCTCGGCATCGACGACGACGATCTCGGCGCGCCGTCCTCCCGGGGCAAGGGGAGCCGGGACGACGAATTCGAGTTCAAAACCGATGACGACGAGACTGATTTCTCCCTGGACATCGGCAAACCCGAGAAGAAGCCGCGAAAGGGTCCCGGAGCCGCCGCCAAGAAGCGGATTCTGCTCATGGCCATGGCGTTGCTCGTTCTCGTGGGCGGTGGGGCGGGACTTTACTATTCCGGGCTCCTGGAGCCGCTTTTCCAGGTCGGCGAGCCTGGGGACCAGGCCGCTCAGGAGTCGCCGGTCAAATTCATCGTCCTCGAAAACGTCCGCCAGTATTACGTGAACAACGAGAAAGCCGGGCAACTCTTCGTCATCGAGGGCAAGGCCGTGAATCAGTTCGAGCGGCCCCGTGACTTCATCAAGATCGAGGCCACGCTCTTCGACGCCAAAGGCCAGCCCCTCGTCACGCGCCAGGCCCTGTGCGGGAACATCCTCTCCTATTTCCAGCTTCAGGTGCTCTCGCGTACCGAGATCGAGGCCGCCCTGGACAACGAAATGGGCGTGCTCAACAACAACACCAATCTGGAGACGGGCGCGGGCACGCCGTTCATGCTCGTCTTTTTCGAGCCGCCCGAGGACGTGGTCGAGTTCGGCGTCAAGGTCATCGACGCCCAGCGGGCGGGCGCGAGCCGGTAG
- a CDS encoding N-acetyltransferase — protein MSAIRKARMGDVKYIHKLLFDCAQRGQLLARSLSRIYGSIRDFYVVEDEAGGLMGCCALSICWEDLAEIRSLAVAEDRRGQGLGRTLVTACLDEARELGLSRVFALTYEVGFFGHMGFAQVEKNDLPQKVWTDCLNCPKFPECDETAMLIKVEAVA, from the coding sequence ATGAGCGCGATCCGCAAGGCCCGCATGGGCGACGTCAAGTACATCCATAAGCTGCTCTTCGACTGCGCGCAGCGCGGCCAGCTTCTGGCCCGTTCGCTCTCGCGCATTTACGGCAGCATCCGCGACTTTTACGTGGTCGAGGACGAGGCTGGCGGGCTTATGGGCTGCTGCGCCTTGTCCATCTGCTGGGAGGACCTGGCCGAGATCCGCTCCCTGGCCGTGGCCGAGGACAGGCGTGGCCAGGGACTTGGTCGCACGCTGGTTACGGCCTGCCTGGACGAGGCGCGCGAACTGGGGCTCTCCAGGGTCTTCGCCCTGACCTACGAGGTGGGCTTCTTCGGCCACATGGGATTTGCGCAGGTGGAGAAGAACGACCTGCCGCAGAAGGTCTGGACCGATTGCCTGAACTGCCCGAAGTTTCCGGAATGCGATGAGACGGCCATGCTCATCAAGGTGGAGGCCGTCGCATGA
- the cysS gene encoding cysteine--tRNA ligase, which produces MQLFNTLTRKKEPFTPAVPGKVGMYVCGITAYDFCHIGHARSAVVFDVLVRYLRHTGLDVTFVRNFTDIDDKIIKRANEEGSTSEEVAERNIRYFYEDMDRLNILRADLEPKCTEHVPEMVELTERLIEKGHAYATPSGDVYFRVRSFPGYGKLSGRDVEELESGARIAPGEEKEDPLDFALWKASKPGEPWWESPWGKGRPGWHIECSAMSEKHLHLPLDIHGGGQDLIFPHHENEIAQTEAALGKPFARFWVHNGFVQINQEKMSKSLGNFFTIREILGRYLPEVLRFFLLTMHYRSPLDFSDEAMDEAEKGLRRIYAALAQVHAELSARETWAKGPLPADITAELAEHEAKWREAMEDDLNTAAALGQVFGLVRLAGRVLENKGWRKSEGGKALFERVLLLVREWGEVFGLFAREPKDFLAELRASRAARRGIEAAKVEELLQARADARKNKDFARSDAIRDELAALGVEVKDTPAGQDWDVA; this is translated from the coding sequence ATGCAGCTCTTCAATACCCTGACGCGCAAGAAGGAACCCTTCACCCCGGCCGTGCCCGGCAAGGTCGGCATGTACGTCTGCGGCATCACGGCCTACGACTTCTGCCACATCGGCCACGCCCGCTCGGCCGTGGTCTTCGACGTGCTGGTGCGCTACCTGCGCCACACCGGGCTCGACGTGACCTTCGTGCGCAACTTCACGGACATCGACGACAAGATCATCAAGCGCGCCAATGAGGAAGGCAGCACCTCCGAGGAAGTGGCCGAGCGCAACATCCGCTATTTCTACGAGGACATGGACCGGCTGAACATCCTGCGCGCGGACCTGGAGCCCAAGTGCACCGAGCACGTGCCCGAGATGGTGGAGCTGACCGAGCGCCTCATCGAAAAGGGCCACGCCTACGCCACGCCCTCGGGCGACGTCTATTTCCGCGTGCGCTCCTTCCCCGGCTACGGCAAGCTCTCGGGCCGCGACGTGGAGGAGTTGGAGTCGGGCGCGCGCATCGCGCCGGGCGAGGAGAAGGAAGACCCGCTCGACTTCGCGCTGTGGAAGGCCTCCAAACCCGGCGAGCCCTGGTGGGAGAGCCCCTGGGGCAAGGGACGGCCCGGCTGGCACATCGAGTGCTCGGCCATGAGCGAAAAGCACCTGCATCTGCCGCTGGACATCCACGGCGGCGGCCAGGATCTGATCTTTCCCCACCACGAGAACGAGATCGCCCAGACCGAGGCCGCGCTGGGCAAACCCTTCGCCCGCTTCTGGGTGCACAACGGCTTCGTGCAGATCAACCAGGAGAAGATGTCCAAGTCGCTGGGCAACTTCTTCACCATCCGCGAGATCCTGGGGCGCTACCTGCCCGAGGTGCTGCGCTTCTTCCTCTTGACCATGCACTACAGAAGCCCGCTCGACTTCTCGGACGAGGCCATGGACGAGGCGGAAAAGGGGCTTCGCCGCATCTACGCCGCCCTGGCCCAGGTGCATGCCGAGCTTTCGGCCCGCGAGACGTGGGCCAAGGGGCCGCTGCCCGCCGATATAACGGCCGAACTGGCCGAGCACGAGGCCAAATGGCGCGAGGCCATGGAGGACGACCTGAACACGGCCGCGGCCCTGGGTCAGGTCTTCGGGCTCGTGCGGCTGGCTGGCCGCGTGCTGGAGAACAAGGGCTGGCGCAAGTCCGAGGGCGGCAAGGCGCTGTTCGAGCGCGTTCTGCTGCTGGTGCGGGAATGGGGCGAGGTCTTCGGCCTCTTCGCGCGCGAGCCCAAGGATTTCCTGGCCGAGCTGCGCGCCTCGCGCGCGGCCCGCAGGGGCATCGAGGCGGCAAAGGTCGAGGAGTTGCTCCAGGCCCGCGCCGACGCGCGAAAGAACAAGGATTTCGCCCGCTCCGACGCCATCCGCGACGAACTCGCCGCCCTTGGCGTGGAGGTCAAGGACACCCCCGCCGGGCAGGACTGGGACGTGGCCTGA
- the hpt gene encoding hypoxanthine phosphoribosyltransferase: protein MNLPPHMLRSVIPAEAIARRVAELGRTISERYMGEPLVAVCVLKGATLFFADLVRRLTCGPELDYLQLASYAGGTSSTGRVVFRKDMDVSVEDKHVLVVEDIVDSGKSMEYLLKVLSSRKPRSVALAALIDKHERREAAVTVDFPGFTLNEGFVVGYGMDYAERYRELPHVAEVIFTN, encoded by the coding sequence ATGAACCTGCCGCCGCACATGCTTCGCTCGGTGATTCCGGCCGAAGCCATAGCCCGCCGCGTGGCCGAACTCGGCCGGACCATCAGCGAGCGCTACATGGGCGAGCCGTTGGTGGCGGTCTGCGTCCTGAAAGGGGCCACGCTCTTCTTCGCCGACTTGGTGCGCCGTCTGACCTGCGGCCCGGAACTCGACTACCTTCAGCTTGCCAGCTACGCGGGCGGAACGAGCAGCACGGGGCGCGTCGTCTTCCGCAAGGACATGGACGTGTCCGTGGAGGATAAGCACGTGCTTGTGGTCGAGGATATCGTCGATAGCGGCAAGTCCATGGAATATCTTTTGAAAGTACTTTCGAGCCGCAAGCCCCGCTCCGTGGCCCTGGCCGCGCTCATCGACAAGCACGAGCGCCGGGAGGCGGCGGTGACTGTTGACTTTCCCGGTTTTACCCTGAATGAAGGCTTTGTCGTGGGGTACGGCATGGATTATGCCGAACGGTATCGCGAGTTGCCCCATGTGGCCGAGGTGATTTTCACGAACTAG
- the radA gene encoding DNA repair protein RadA, protein MKARTVYVCSACGAQSPRWAGQCPACKEWNCLSEEVQALASRSSGAAAVSGAGKAVSLAELDATPHAARPTGLSELDRFLGKGLVPGAALLLGGEPGIGKSTFLLQLCGLLAAQGERVLYVTGEESLPQLKSRAERLDVLAPTLLAMASNSADEAMAAMRAEKPVLVVIDSVQTLASSLADGLPGSVSQVRAVSAQLVEEARKCGAALTLVGHVTKEGQIAGPKLMEHMVDTVLYLEGDRRHIFRILRVLKNRFGPSDELIVFTMAEQGLEIVPDPSTFFLGARDPSLSGAAVVMAMDGQKPFAVEVQALVSQSFLSIPRRAAMGFPPNRLHLLLAVMEKHLRLNFGQLDIYAKIGGGLQLAEPGLDLGLVAAVLSSFYDVPLPESAVFWGEVDLNGQIRPCQGHEIRFKQASRLGYGPILHPGSGKKGVKRLTDFQVALFGAKKTS, encoded by the coding sequence ATGAAGGCGCGCACCGTCTACGTCTGCTCCGCCTGCGGAGCCCAAAGCCCGCGCTGGGCCGGGCAATGTCCCGCCTGCAAGGAATGGAACTGCCTGAGCGAGGAGGTGCAGGCCCTGGCCTCCAGATCCTCGGGCGCGGCGGCCGTGTCGGGCGCGGGCAAGGCCGTCTCCCTGGCCGAACTCGACGCCACGCCGCACGCCGCGCGGCCCACCGGCCTTTCCGAACTCGACCGTTTCCTGGGCAAGGGCCTTGTGCCGGGCGCGGCGCTGCTTCTGGGCGGCGAGCCAGGCATCGGCAAGTCCACGTTTCTGTTGCAGCTTTGCGGGCTTCTGGCCGCGCAGGGCGAGCGCGTGCTCTACGTCACGGGCGAGGAATCCCTGCCGCAGTTGAAGAGCCGCGCCGAGCGCCTGGACGTGCTCGCGCCTACGCTCCTGGCCATGGCCAGCAACAGCGCGGACGAGGCCATGGCCGCCATGCGCGCGGAAAAGCCCGTGCTCGTGGTCATCGACTCGGTGCAGACCCTGGCCTCGTCGCTGGCAGACGGTCTGCCGGGCAGCGTCTCGCAGGTGCGGGCGGTGTCCGCGCAGCTTGTCGAGGAGGCCCGCAAGTGCGGCGCGGCGCTCACACTTGTGGGCCACGTGACCAAGGAAGGCCAGATCGCTGGGCCAAAACTCATGGAGCACATGGTCGATACCGTGCTCTACCTCGAAGGCGACCGCCGCCACATCTTCCGCATCCTGCGCGTGCTCAAGAACCGCTTCGGCCCCTCGGACGAACTGATCGTCTTCACCATGGCCGAGCAGGGGCTTGAGATCGTTCCCGATCCCTCCACGTTCTTTCTGGGCGCGCGCGACCCCTCGCTCTCGGGCGCGGCCGTGGTCATGGCCATGGACGGGCAAAAGCCGTTTGCCGTGGAGGTGCAGGCGCTGGTCAGCCAGAGCTTTCTGTCCATCCCGCGCCGCGCGGCCATGGGCTTTCCGCCCAACCGGCTGCATCTCCTTCTGGCGGTCATGGAGAAGCACCTGCGGCTCAACTTCGGCCAGTTGGACATCTACGCCAAGATCGGCGGCGGCTTGCAGCTTGCCGAGCCGGGGCTGGATCTCGGCCTCGTGGCGGCGGTGCTCTCGTCGTTCTACGACGTTCCGCTACCCGAGAGCGCGGTCTTCTGGGGCGAGGTGGACCTGAACGGCCAGATCAGGCCCTGTCAGGGGCACGAAATCAGGTTCAAGCAGGCTTCGCGCCTGGGCTACGGCCCGATCCTTCATCCTGGCTCGGGCAAGAAGGGCGTGAAGCGCCTGACCGATTTCCAGGTTGCGCTGTTCGGGGCAAAAAAAACGTCCTGA
- a CDS encoding TlpA family protein disulfide reductase, whose protein sequence is MLHRIFIVFCLLVAFSAVGLNAAQTEPAGNKAPAYTPITYQGVLKAVAENNGKPVLVNFWATWCPPCIMEIPHLMKLREEFDEDSLAMLGISLDEDVAPLQRFLERRPLNYDVFHGGPDVMTGFRVTGVPRTVIYDVNGRQAFAHDGYLEPEALRRAVAEVMAKKAAQ, encoded by the coding sequence ATGCTTCATCGTATCTTCATCGTCTTTTGCCTGCTCGTCGCGTTTTCGGCCGTCGGTCTCAACGCCGCGCAAACCGAGCCAGCCGGGAACAAGGCGCCCGCCTACACGCCCATCACCTATCAGGGCGTGCTCAAGGCCGTGGCCGAGAACAACGGCAAACCGGTGCTCGTCAATTTCTGGGCCACATGGTGCCCGCCGTGCATCATGGAAATCCCGCACCTGATGAAGCTGCGCGAGGAATTCGACGAAGACAGCCTAGCCATGCTCGGCATCTCGCTGGACGAGGACGTGGCGCCCTTGCAGCGCTTTCTGGAGCGGCGGCCGCTCAACTACGACGTCTTCCACGGCGGCCCCGACGTGATGACCGGCTTTCGCGTCACGGGCGTGCCGCGCACCGTGATCTACGACGTCAACGGCCGGCAGGCCTTCGCGCACGACGGATATCTCGAGCCCGAGGCGCTTCGCCGCGCCGTGGCCGAGGTGATGGCCAAGAAGGCCGCTCAATGA
- a CDS encoding DVU0772 family protein — translation MTESNCKTWLDEVDWDMIQEDAVTRYLEWGNNNYRDDLRRPVTLSDEYSIYFVIDTWGERPKAVLMKMNKWGSESLCEKQLPDNLLAGFHAERGRVRGILEPTEEIKEWLRRTIAKEEC, via the coding sequence ATGACCGAGAGCAACTGCAAGACCTGGCTGGACGAGGTGGACTGGGACATGATCCAGGAGGATGCGGTGACCCGCTACCTGGAGTGGGGCAACAACAACTACCGCGACGACCTGCGCCGTCCGGTCACTTTGTCCGATGAATACTCGATCTATTTCGTCATCGACACCTGGGGCGAGCGTCCCAAGGCCGTGCTCATGAAGATGAACAAGTGGGGCAGCGAGTCGCTGTGCGAGAAGCAGCTTCCCGACAACCTGCTTGCGGGCTTTCATGCCGAGCGCGGCCGCGTGCGCGGCATTCTGGAGCCCACCGAGGAGATCAAGGAGTGGCTGCGCCGGACCATCGCGAAGGAAGAGTGCTGA